The following proteins come from a genomic window of Nocardiopsis sp. YSL2:
- a CDS encoding FAD-binding dehydrogenase, with protein MSKEQADAIVVGAGLAGLAATAELAEAGKRVLLLDQEPEHSLGGQAHWSFGGLMFVDTPEQRRMGIRDSAELALQDWMGTAAFDRPEDAWPRKWAEAYVDFAAGEKRAWLHAMGMRWFPIVMWAERGGYLAGGHGNSVPRFHITWGTGPGVVAPFERRVRAAADRGLVQLRFRHRVDDLVVSDGTVTGVRGTVLAPSDTERGQASNRDSAGEFEMGAQAVVVTSGGIGANHDLVRRNWPARLGSPPEHMLSGVPEHVDGRMLGITEKAGGHIINPDRMWHYTEGIQNWNPIWARHGIRILPGPSSLWLDATGTRLPAPYLPGFDTLGTLEHIMSTGHDYTWFVLSQRIIEKEFGLSGSEQNPDLTGKDLKLVLKRVLPGAPGPVEAFKEHGADFVVADRLPALIDKMKAVAGDGVLDADTVTREVVARDRELVNPFSKDVQVMSIHAARKYRGDRLARVASPHQILDPAAGPLIAVRLHILTRKTLGGLHTDLDARVLRADGTPLPGVYAAGEVAGFGGGGVHGYRALEGTFLGGCLFSGRTAGRAVAAALG; from the coding sequence ATGAGCAAGGAGCAGGCCGACGCGATCGTCGTCGGAGCCGGACTGGCCGGGCTGGCCGCCACGGCCGAACTGGCCGAGGCGGGCAAGCGGGTCCTGTTGCTGGACCAGGAGCCCGAGCACTCCCTGGGCGGCCAGGCGCACTGGTCGTTCGGCGGCCTGATGTTCGTGGACACGCCCGAGCAGCGCCGGATGGGGATCAGGGACTCGGCCGAACTGGCACTGCAGGACTGGATGGGCACCGCCGCCTTCGACCGCCCCGAGGACGCCTGGCCGCGCAAGTGGGCCGAGGCCTACGTCGACTTCGCCGCCGGGGAGAAGCGCGCCTGGCTGCACGCGATGGGCATGCGGTGGTTCCCCATCGTCATGTGGGCCGAGCGCGGCGGCTACCTGGCCGGCGGGCACGGAAACTCCGTCCCCCGCTTCCACATCACCTGGGGCACCGGACCGGGGGTGGTGGCGCCGTTCGAGCGGCGGGTGCGCGCCGCGGCCGATCGGGGGCTGGTGCAGCTGCGCTTCCGGCACCGGGTCGACGACCTCGTGGTCAGCGACGGGACCGTCACGGGGGTGCGGGGCACGGTGCTGGCGCCCAGTGACACCGAGCGCGGCCAGGCCAGCAACCGCGACTCCGCGGGCGAGTTCGAGATGGGCGCGCAGGCCGTCGTCGTCACCTCCGGCGGCATCGGCGCCAACCACGACCTGGTGCGCCGGAACTGGCCGGCGCGGCTCGGCTCACCGCCCGAGCACATGCTCTCCGGCGTGCCCGAGCACGTCGACGGCCGGATGCTGGGCATCACCGAGAAGGCCGGCGGCCACATCATCAACCCCGACCGGATGTGGCACTACACCGAGGGGATCCAGAACTGGAACCCCATCTGGGCCCGGCACGGCATCCGCATCCTGCCCGGTCCCTCGTCGTTGTGGCTGGACGCCACCGGCACGCGCCTGCCCGCGCCCTACCTGCCCGGCTTCGACACCCTGGGCACGCTGGAACACATCATGAGCACCGGGCACGACTACACGTGGTTCGTGCTCTCGCAGCGGATCATCGAGAAGGAGTTCGGGCTCTCGGGGTCGGAACAGAACCCGGACCTGACCGGCAAGGACCTCAAGCTGGTGCTCAAGCGGGTGCTGCCGGGGGCACCCGGGCCCGTGGAGGCCTTCAAGGAGCACGGGGCGGACTTCGTGGTCGCCGACCGGCTGCCCGCGCTCATCGACAAGATGAAGGCCGTGGCGGGCGACGGCGTGCTCGACGCCGACACCGTGACCCGCGAGGTGGTCGCCCGCGACCGCGAACTGGTCAACCCCTTCTCCAAGGACGTGCAGGTCATGAGCATCCACGCGGCCCGCAAGTACCGGGGCGACCGGCTCGCCCGGGTGGCCTCGCCGCACCAGATCCTGGACCCCGCCGCGGGCCCGCTCATCGCCGTGCGCCTGCACATCCTCACCCGCAAGACCCTGGGCGGGCTGCACACCGACCTGGACGCCCGGGTACTGCGCGCGGACGGCACCCCGCTGCCGGGCGTCTACGCCGCGGGCGAGGTCGCCGGGTTCGGCGGCGGCGG